One window of uncultured Methanoregula sp. genomic DNA carries:
- a CDS encoding bifunctional metallophosphatase/5'-nucleotidase yields the protein MASSPWQDQTLMRLVILLFLCTGVAFVAFGHVFPPLTSVAAPVTQSPPGMVTGSSCLSPANTETGPAGSSPVNVKILAVNDFHGQMSAGQTSSKRAVGSAPVLASYLKAATDVFGPAHTILAFPGDVIGASPPQSGLLADEPTLLFFNEFANPCCTGGNGQGDSGCNMVMTPGNHEFDRGTGELMRQVYGGDGNTSITHLSDPYPGTLSTYICSNVVWKENGTPIFPPYAIRNISGVPIAFIGADTVTTPERLAPHRADDILFLNETESINRYVAEVHKHGIHAIVVLLHEGGAQQEYEGATRAGANVTGRVTGIVAGLDGDVDVVLSAHTHQFTNAYLPNAAGKPVLVTQAYSYSKGYADVNLTLDPATRDIVRKSAQVVITYNDQPPGTPLDPESAALLARDEQAVAPVIGRQVAVVAHDITRDENAAGESALGDLLADAQRSVLETDVAFLTTGTLRSDLKEGNVTWGDLFAIQPFSGTVVSMRLTGQQVRDALERQWQEPLPPHTLAVSGITYTYNETQPAGSRVQVVLVGGVPLDPAATYTAAMMDYLSVGGDGYTVFTTGTLMTTGPSDVNTLASYLGSLPQPVNVTTDGRIQRIN from the coding sequence ATGGCATCATCTCCCTGGCAGGATCAGACGCTAATGCGGCTGGTTATCCTGTTATTTCTCTGTACTGGTGTGGCGTTCGTCGCGTTCGGGCATGTTTTTCCCCCGCTTACATCCGTCGCTGCGCCTGTGACGCAGTCTCCGCCGGGCATGGTGACCGGCAGTTCCTGTCTTTCCCCGGCCAACACTGAAACAGGACCGGCAGGGAGCAGCCCGGTCAATGTAAAGATCCTTGCAGTCAACGATTTCCATGGGCAGATGTCGGCCGGGCAGACCAGTAGCAAACGGGCGGTCGGGAGTGCCCCGGTTCTTGCCTCGTACCTGAAAGCTGCCACCGATGTGTTCGGACCGGCTCACACCATCCTTGCCTTCCCGGGAGATGTCATCGGGGCATCGCCACCACAGTCCGGGCTCCTTGCAGATGAACCGACCCTGCTCTTCTTCAACGAATTTGCCAATCCCTGCTGTACGGGTGGGAACGGTCAGGGAGACTCCGGATGCAACATGGTGATGACTCCCGGCAACCACGAGTTTGACCGGGGGACCGGCGAACTTATGCGCCAGGTGTACGGGGGCGATGGCAACACCTCGATCACCCATCTTTCCGATCCCTATCCCGGTACCCTGTCCACCTATATCTGTTCGAATGTAGTCTGGAAAGAGAACGGCACTCCGATTTTTCCCCCCTATGCGATACGGAATATCAGCGGGGTCCCCATCGCGTTCATCGGTGCCGATACGGTGACAACCCCGGAACGGCTGGCCCCCCACCGGGCGGATGATATCCTGTTCCTCAATGAGACCGAATCCATCAACCGGTACGTTGCAGAAGTCCACAAGCATGGGATACATGCTATCGTTGTCCTGCTTCACGAAGGTGGGGCGCAGCAGGAGTACGAGGGGGCAACACGGGCCGGGGCAAATGTGACCGGCCGGGTCACGGGCATCGTCGCCGGTCTCGATGGGGACGTGGATGTGGTTCTCTCGGCCCATACGCACCAGTTCACGAATGCATATCTTCCCAATGCAGCCGGAAAACCCGTACTGGTCACGCAGGCCTACAGTTACAGCAAGGGGTACGCGGACGTGAACCTGACCCTTGACCCCGCCACCCGGGATATCGTCAGGAAGTCTGCACAGGTTGTTATCACTTATAATGACCAACCGCCAGGTACCCCTCTGGATCCAGAATCAGCCGCTCTCCTTGCACGCGACGAACAGGCAGTCGCTCCCGTAATCGGGCGGCAGGTTGCGGTTGTCGCCCATGATATCACCCGGGACGAAAATGCAGCCGGGGAATCGGCACTCGGGGATCTTCTTGCCGATGCCCAGCGGTCAGTGCTGGAGACCGATGTCGCATTTCTTACAACCGGAACCCTACGATCCGATCTTAAAGAGGGGAATGTAACCTGGGGTGACCTTTTCGCCATCCAGCCGTTCTCGGGAACTGTTGTCTCGATGAGACTGACCGGTCAACAGGTTCGGGATGCGCTCGAAAGACAGTGGCAGGAACCGTTGCCCCCCCACACGCTTGCCGTGTCCGGTATCACCTATACCTATAATGAGACACAACCTGCCGGCAGCAGGGTGCAGGTGGTCCTTGTCGGGGGTGTCCCGCTCGATCCGGCGGCAACCTATACAGCAGCCATGATGGATTACCTTTCCGTCGGGGGTGACGGATATACGGTATTCACCACGGGGACACTTATGACGACCGGGCCGTCAGATGTCAATACCCTTGCCTCGTACCTGGGATCGCTCCCCCAGCCGGTGAACGTCACCACGGACGGGAGGATCCAGCGGATCAACTGA
- a CDS encoding MBL fold metallo-hydrolase, producing MQVTPAIHALRHPFRVPVAPGIALDRFVYSYIIAGETVTLVDTGVAGCETQIFDYIRSIGRDPREISLIILTHSHPDHIGAARAIWEATACTIAVHAAERTWVEDVERQNRERPVPGFNTLVGGPVQPEFELEDGDTIDIDGTGAYEIQVIHTPGHSAGSISLFLQGEGALFSGDAIPVPGDLPVYDDAVASVRSIRLLRSVQGIRHLLSAWDEPRSGEAVYGQMDRALAYLKKIHETVLASAGGDTGIMEVTRKTAAALGLPPQAASPLLARTFAANIRAGNTDLQAGPR from the coding sequence ATGCAGGTCACTCCCGCCATTCACGCGCTCCGGCATCCATTCAGGGTCCCGGTTGCCCCCGGTATAGCCCTCGATCGTTTCGTGTACTCGTACATCATCGCCGGTGAGACTGTCACCCTCGTCGATACGGGCGTAGCAGGCTGTGAAACGCAGATCTTCGACTATATCCGGTCCATCGGCCGCGACCCGCGGGAGATCTCGCTCATCATCCTGACCCATTCCCATCCCGATCACATCGGGGCGGCCCGGGCAATATGGGAGGCCACTGCTTGTACCATTGCGGTACATGCGGCCGAACGGACCTGGGTCGAAGACGTGGAACGCCAGAATAGGGAGCGCCCGGTACCGGGATTCAATACCCTTGTTGGCGGACCGGTGCAGCCCGAGTTCGAACTGGAAGATGGCGATACCATCGATATCGACGGGACCGGCGCATACGAGATCCAGGTGATACACACACCGGGCCATTCCGCCGGTTCGATCTCCCTGTTCCTGCAGGGCGAGGGTGCACTCTTCTCAGGAGACGCCATCCCTGTGCCGGGGGATCTCCCGGTGTATGACGATGCTGTTGCATCTGTCCGATCCATACGTCTCCTCCGGTCGGTACAGGGTATCCGCCATCTCCTATCGGCATGGGACGAGCCCCGGAGCGGTGAAGCAGTGTACGGTCAGATGGACCGGGCACTTGCATATCTTAAGAAAATTCACGAAACGGTACTCGCATCAGCAGGTGGTGACACCGGAATCATGGAGGTCACGAGAAAAACTGCCGCTGCTCTCGGACTTCCCCCGCAGGCAGCGAGTCCGTTGCTTGCGCGGACGTTTGCCGCAAACATCCGGGCCGGGAACACGGATCTTCAGGCAGGTCCCCGCTGA
- a CDS encoding PAS domain S-box protein, whose protein sequence is MKRADPDHKRELEELRGKVRELEETLDAIHSGEVDAIIVSKDDTRQVYTLDGADRPYRALVENIQEGALTLSRTGMILYTNTRFAEMVRLSPEKVFGTSILDHICTEHCAEIEKALGGIVKRTSRIHVRIRQGTGSLPALISMSPLSSDNNTKISVVVTDRKDDEDYIRLQARMLDAVGDAVIAVDTGNRIIFWNEAATMMYGWKPEEIIGRSMAEVVVPELPEKDAQKISSRLNEGEYRAGEYRVHHRDGHEFPVHLIDSPLLDDNGNLIAIISASHDISEQKRINEELGASIQEKDVLLREIHHRVKNNLQLISGLLDMTRMQTADASANSILTDMMLKIQTMAQIHKRLYDCNQFGKISLTGQIRDQIAGLSAIFSNKEHDIRCEINPEEVFLPVDQALPCALAVNEILSNAYKHAFKEREQGSIDISVVQENGRISITVRDDGVGLPAHFDIRHTNSLGLELIRTLVQHQLKGVLTFRSQNGTEINMDFPVLMAGT, encoded by the coding sequence ATGAAACGGGCGGACCCGGACCACAAGAGAGAACTCGAAGAGCTGCGCGGAAAGGTCCGCGAGCTCGAAGAGACTCTCGATGCCATCCACTCCGGGGAAGTTGATGCAATTATCGTTTCTAAGGATGACACCCGGCAGGTCTACACGCTCGACGGGGCCGATCGCCCGTACCGGGCCCTCGTGGAGAATATCCAAGAAGGTGCGCTCACACTCTCCCGGACCGGGATGATCCTCTATACCAACACCCGGTTCGCCGAAATGGTGCGGTTATCCCCGGAGAAGGTATTCGGTACATCCATCCTCGATCACATCTGCACAGAGCATTGCGCTGAGATCGAGAAGGCGTTGGGCGGGATTGTGAAGCGGACATCCCGGATCCATGTCCGGATCCGGCAAGGCACAGGTTCCCTCCCGGCTCTCATTTCCATGAGCCCGCTCTCCTCTGATAATAATACAAAGATCAGCGTCGTTGTCACTGACAGGAAAGACGATGAAGACTATATCCGGCTGCAGGCACGGATGCTCGATGCAGTCGGCGATGCGGTCATCGCGGTCGACACAGGCAACAGGATCATATTCTGGAACGAGGCGGCAACCATGATGTACGGCTGGAAACCGGAAGAGATCATCGGGCGTAGCATGGCCGAAGTTGTGGTTCCGGAATTACCGGAGAAAGACGCACAAAAGATCTCATCACGGCTCAATGAAGGAGAGTACAGGGCCGGGGAGTACCGGGTGCATCACCGGGACGGTCACGAATTTCCCGTTCATCTGATCGATTCACCTCTTCTCGATGACAATGGGAATCTTATTGCAATTATCAGCGCAAGCCACGACATCAGCGAACAGAAGCGCATCAATGAGGAACTTGGTGCATCCATCCAGGAAAAGGATGTCCTGCTTCGCGAGATCCACCACCGGGTCAAGAACAATCTCCAGTTGATATCCGGGCTTCTGGATATGACCCGGATGCAGACTGCGGATGCATCAGCCAACAGTATTCTGACCGACATGATGCTCAAAATCCAGACCATGGCGCAGATCCATAAAAGGCTGTATGATTGCAACCAGTTCGGAAAAATCAGTTTAACGGGCCAGATCCGGGACCAGATAGCCGGGTTGTCAGCTATTTTCTCCAATAAGGAACACGATATCCGGTGTGAGATTAATCCGGAAGAAGTTTTTCTTCCTGTAGATCAGGCCCTGCCCTGTGCGCTCGCTGTAAATGAGATCCTCTCGAATGCGTACAAACATGCCTTCAAAGAGCGGGAACAAGGCTCAATTGATATCTCTGTAGTGCAGGAAAATGGCCGGATCAGTATCACGGTCCGTGATGACGGGGTCGGGTTGCCTGCTCATTTTGATATCCGCCATACAAACAGTCTTGGACTCGAACTGATCAGGACACTGGTGCAGCACCAGTTGAAGGGAGTGCTTACATTCAGGAGCCAGAACGGTACGGAAATCAATATGGATTTTCCGGTTTTAATGGCCGGGACATAA
- a CDS encoding circadian clock KaiB family protein yields the protein MKTSDRAGTRPGKKVAKREQADVTADFERALAEKETGMYVLRLYIAGNNFRSQAAVENVKKICEEYLPGRYELEVIDIYQDHSKNVVDLVLAAPTLIKNLPLPLRKIVGDMTRKEKVLIGLDLVPR from the coding sequence ATGAAGACGTCGGACAGGGCAGGAACCAGGCCGGGAAAAAAAGTGGCAAAGAGGGAACAGGCCGATGTCACGGCGGATTTTGAGCGGGCTCTGGCGGAAAAGGAGACCGGGATGTACGTGCTCCGTCTCTATATCGCCGGCAACAATTTCAGGTCCCAGGCCGCAGTCGAGAACGTAAAGAAGATCTGCGAGGAGTACTTGCCGGGCAGGTATGAGCTCGAGGTGATCGACATCTACCAGGACCATTCAAAGAACGTAGTCGACCTCGTACTTGCGGCGCCGACCCTGATCAAAAATCTTCCGCTGCCCCTCCGGAAGATTGTCGGCGATATGACGCGGAAAGAGAAAGTGCTCATAGGACTCGACCTCGTTCCCCGATAG
- the kaiB gene encoding circadian clock protein KaiB — translation MPSTPKINRKKKSEEPAGEAWILRLYVAGQTPNSLTAFDNLRKICEKHLDCQYTIEVIDLLKNPQLAKDHQIIAVPTLIRNLPTPVKKIIGNLSNTEKVLVGLDLRMAGG, via the coding sequence TTGCCATCAACACCAAAAATCAATCGAAAGAAAAAAAGCGAAGAACCTGCGGGCGAAGCATGGATCCTGCGACTGTATGTAGCGGGGCAGACCCCCAATTCCCTGACAGCCTTTGATAACCTCAGGAAGATCTGCGAGAAACACCTGGACTGCCAGTACACAATCGAGGTCATTGACCTTTTGAAAAACCCGCAGCTCGCAAAAGACCACCAGATTATTGCGGTCCCGACCCTCATCCGTAATCTGCCGACCCCGGTCAAGAAAATCATCGGGAATCTTTCCAACACGGAGAAGGTTCTCGTCGGTCTGGACCTGAGGATGGCAGGCGGATGA
- the kaiC gene encoding circadian clock protein KaiC, which produces MGKQGCRITKKRKTDRVAATMEFEKVPSGIKGFDDITGGGLPKGRPSLVSGGPGCGKTLFAMEFIVRGITDHHEPGVFIAFEEKIDDLKKNFRSMGFDLDELVRQKKLVLDHITIDRSEIEETGEYDLEGLFIRLGAMIDEVGAKRVAIDTLEALFSGFANEAILRSELRRLFLWLKERGVTAVVTGERGDRTITKYGLEEYVADCVITLDHRLMNQIATRRLRIVKYRGSIHGTDEYPFLISSDGISVLPITSLSLTHKASHERISTGIPRLDTMLGGKGFYRGSSILVSGQAGTGKTSIAATFIDAACRRGEKCLFFIFEESESQLLRNMVSIGVNLEPWVKSGLLKFHAVRPTAYSLEMHLSVMLKLIGEFKPRVVAVDPISNLYPIGDDIQVRSMLMRLIDFAKSLQITGLFTNLSNDVNAGAYAIEPTEMHVSSLMDAWLILKNVEGNGERNRAFSVIKARGMAHSNQFREFVLSDKGIQLLDVYKGSGGVLFGSARLAQESRETVDRLRKSEEIERKERELESKRRTMENEIAVLKERYTREEDEMKILIGQDISSEKAIERTTKEIATQRQVDQ; this is translated from the coding sequence GTGGGAAAACAGGGGTGCAGGATCACGAAAAAAAGAAAGACGGACAGAGTCGCAGCAACGATGGAATTTGAAAAAGTCCCTTCAGGGATCAAGGGATTTGATGATATTACCGGCGGCGGACTCCCGAAAGGCAGGCCATCGCTTGTCAGCGGGGGCCCGGGATGCGGAAAAACGCTCTTTGCCATGGAGTTCATTGTCCGGGGAATCACCGATCACCATGAACCAGGCGTTTTTATCGCATTCGAGGAGAAAATCGACGACCTGAAAAAGAATTTCAGGTCAATGGGGTTCGACCTCGACGAACTCGTCCGCCAGAAAAAACTGGTCCTCGACCACATCACCATCGACCGATCCGAGATCGAAGAGACCGGCGAGTATGACCTCGAAGGCCTGTTCATCCGGCTCGGCGCAATGATCGACGAAGTCGGTGCAAAAAGGGTCGCCATTGACACGTTGGAAGCCCTCTTCTCCGGCTTTGCCAACGAAGCGATCCTCCGGTCGGAACTGCGCCGGCTCTTCCTCTGGCTGAAAGAACGGGGCGTGACAGCAGTCGTCACGGGCGAACGCGGTGACCGGACGATCACCAAGTACGGCCTTGAAGAGTATGTCGCAGACTGCGTCATCACTCTCGACCACCGGCTCATGAACCAGATCGCGACGCGTCGCCTCCGCATCGTCAAGTACCGCGGCAGCATCCATGGAACAGACGAGTACCCGTTCCTGATCAGCAGCGATGGCATCTCCGTTCTCCCTATCACCTCATTGTCCCTCACCCACAAGGCATCGCATGAGCGGATCTCCACCGGCATTCCCCGTCTCGACACGATGCTCGGGGGAAAAGGGTTCTATCGCGGATCATCCATCCTTGTCTCAGGGCAGGCAGGGACAGGCAAAACGAGCATCGCCGCTACCTTTATCGATGCAGCGTGCCGGCGGGGCGAGAAATGCCTCTTCTTCATCTTTGAAGAGTCCGAGAGCCAGCTCCTGCGGAACATGGTGTCCATCGGCGTAAACCTTGAACCGTGGGTCAAATCCGGCCTCCTGAAATTCCACGCGGTACGGCCAACGGCATACAGTCTCGAGATGCACCTATCCGTGATGCTGAAGCTCATCGGGGAGTTCAAGCCCCGGGTTGTGGCAGTCGACCCCATCTCCAACCTCTATCCCATTGGTGACGACATCCAGGTCCGCTCGATGCTGATGCGTCTCATCGATTTTGCCAAGTCCCTCCAGATAACCGGGCTCTTCACCAATCTCTCGAACGACGTGAATGCCGGGGCATATGCAATCGAGCCGACCGAGATGCACGTGTCTTCCTTAATGGACGCGTGGCTCATCCTCAAGAACGTTGAAGGGAACGGAGAGCGGAACCGCGCATTCTCCGTCATCAAAGCACGGGGGATGGCCCACTCCAACCAGTTCCGCGAGTTTGTCCTGTCGGATAAGGGCATCCAGCTCCTCGATGTGTACAAAGGGAGTGGGGGCGTCCTCTTCGGTTCCGCCCGGCTGGCACAGGAAAGCCGTGAGACCGTAGACCGGCTCCGCAAGAGCGAGGAGATCGAACGCAAGGAGCGGGAGCTTGAGAGCAAGCGCAGGACAATGGAGAACGAGATTGCGGTGCTCAAAGAGCGGTATACACGCGAGGAAGACGAGATGAAGATCCTCATTGGCCAGGATATCTCCAGCGAGAAAGCGATAGAAAGGACCACGAAAGAGATCGCGACCCAGCGGCAGGTCGACCAGTGA
- a CDS encoding TMEM175 family protein — MVVAEPINKVNLERITNGIYAFTMTLMIRNIQTPAAGTLTDATTFFRFLDTTILSVIDFIGAFLILGMFWLFYFQMFHRMKTFDSRFLYIHLLSLMIVVFVPFTQAFTSDGSEIPISDIVFQLNYLALAVLLAFAWYYARCSNPSLLVPELTNAEASFQQKKYLVPVGVSIFGIAVLLSGLPYFDIIYFFPFVILIIFFRHPPGAPAESS, encoded by the coding sequence ATGGTAGTTGCAGAACCGATCAACAAAGTCAATCTTGAGCGTATCACGAACGGCATTTATGCCTTCACCATGACCCTGATGATCCGGAACATCCAGACGCCCGCGGCCGGCACCCTGACTGATGCCACCACGTTCTTCCGGTTCCTCGATACCACCATCCTTTCTGTTATCGACTTCATCGGGGCGTTTCTCATCCTCGGCATGTTCTGGCTCTTCTACTTCCAGATGTTCCACCGCATGAAAACCTTCGACTCCCGGTTCCTCTACATCCACCTTCTCTCCCTCATGATAGTCGTCTTCGTCCCGTTCACCCAGGCCTTCACCTCTGACGGCTCCGAAATCCCGATATCGGATATCGTTTTCCAGCTCAACTATCTCGCACTCGCTGTCCTGCTTGCCTTTGCCTGGTACTATGCACGTTGCTCAAACCCGTCCCTGCTTGTCCCGGAACTGACGAATGCGGAGGCTTCTTTCCAGCAGAAAAAGTACCTTGTGCCTGTCGGGGTTTCCATCTTCGGGATCGCAGTTCTCCTCTCCGGGCTCCCCTACTTCGACATTATCTACTTCTTCCCGTTTGTCATCCTGATCATTTTCTTCCGGCATCCCCCCGGCGCGCCGGCAGAATCTTCCTGA
- a CDS encoding DUF362 domain-containing protein, whose product MKPLYVTGAGANPSSDTLSTRIRDTFLAASDNCSWLRSGDIVLLKPALNSPDPYPSTTHPLSIRVVAGLLEERGAKVVIGDQSGIGHVLHHKAGVIRGSSRANYAHSGMGSHDDPRFVSFEDGGWDEGFFHHQSQHTASWQSGFFITAWTKKADHIICLPRVSAHSQAGATLGLKCMVGMLREDSRMEFHANGPYNKSITDLATGSTLVSRDDRTGTFFEKIVEISDAIREKLRLTLFVATKAQTTFGPDRFAIRVGPVGLGRAYVTNPDPGLVFASADQVGAEAFALALLKDLKTRVPFFPKLSERILLYQNPNVQDLLKIPVRDHPCIRHATAIGLGEMPREIVYAQVPREMQDRFGQALH is encoded by the coding sequence ATGAAACCGCTTTATGTAACCGGGGCCGGGGCCAACCCCTCCAGCGACACGCTTTCAACCCGTATCCGCGACACGTTCCTGGCGGCATCGGATAACTGCTCCTGGCTCCGCAGCGGTGATATTGTTCTCCTCAAACCTGCGCTGAACTCCCCTGACCCGTATCCGTCTACAACGCACCCGCTCTCGATCCGGGTTGTGGCAGGACTGCTGGAAGAACGCGGTGCGAAGGTCGTGATCGGGGACCAGTCCGGTATCGGACACGTGCTGCACCATAAAGCTGGCGTGATACGGGGGAGCAGCCGGGCCAATTATGCTCATTCGGGTATGGGTTCCCACGACGATCCCCGGTTTGTCAGTTTCGAAGACGGGGGATGGGACGAGGGGTTCTTCCATCACCAGTCGCAGCATACTGCATCGTGGCAGTCCGGTTTTTTCATCACGGCATGGACAAAGAAGGCGGATCACATCATCTGCCTTCCCCGGGTCAGCGCCCACAGCCAGGCAGGGGCTACACTCGGGTTGAAGTGCATGGTGGGGATGCTCCGCGAGGACAGCCGAATGGAGTTCCATGCCAACGGGCCGTACAACAAATCCATCACCGATCTGGCAACGGGGAGTACCCTCGTTTCCCGGGATGACAGGACGGGAACGTTCTTTGAGAAGATCGTGGAGATCAGCGATGCGATCCGGGAGAAGCTTCGCTTAACCCTCTTTGTGGCAACCAAAGCGCAGACAACATTTGGTCCTGACCGGTTCGCGATCCGGGTGGGACCGGTGGGTCTGGGAAGGGCGTATGTCACAAACCCCGATCCGGGGCTCGTATTTGCAAGCGCTGACCAGGTTGGAGCTGAGGCATTTGCCCTGGCGCTCTTAAAAGATCTCAAGACCCGGGTTCCGTTCTTTCCGAAACTGTCCGAGCGGATACTGCTGTACCAGAACCCGAATGTGCAGGACCTGCTAAAAATCCCGGTGAGGGATCACCCCTGCATCCGGCACGCGACTGCAATAGGTCTGGGGGAAATGCCCCGCGAGATCGTGTACGCACAGGTCCCCCGGGAAATGCAGGACCGGTTCGGTCAGGCTCTTCATTGA